Below is a genomic region from Astatotilapia calliptera chromosome 13, fAstCal1.2, whole genome shotgun sequence.
TTAATCAATAACATCAGAGCAAAACTGAGTAAAAGAAAGCAAATCATGTGTAATCATgagcacatttaaataaattaaaaagccataagatttaaaagaaataaagaacacACTAAATACAATTAAGagtattaaaaatacatttaaatataatagaAATAACGCTGGATAAAGTACATTAACAAATGAAAAGTTTTGAGCAGtcaaagcaaaacagtgaaTAAGACAAAAAATTTGATTCAgttaagtaaataaaaacaaagtaggCAAATGTATATAAAGTATACTCAACTAGTTTCATGTGTACATATGTTTTATTATCGTTTTAAAGGTAAGAGCTTCACCTTGACGATAAACGTGCTGACATCACCTCCTCAGATCGCCACCCTACACAGGGCCATCAAGATTACCGTGGACGGACCACGGCTGCCCAGACGTTAGTAAATACGAGTGAAAACAGTATGATTGGATCAATTCTGAGGTGATCCGGGCAGGTTTTAACATTATTTCTTCTGATCTCAGGTCAGAGGCAGAAGGAGATGAAGGCTGGAGTTTTTAGGCCCACCAGCAGCATCAGTAGCAGCACAGCTTCATCAGGTAAGACATAAAATGTCACAGCAAGAATGACACAGCAAGGccactgaaaattaaaaactatgttgttcatttgtaattttagtttttagaaagaaaactttCTCTTATGAAACAGTAGTGGGGCGTGGTCATGCTCATGTCACATGACAGCTGagcaaacaacaaaagaagacaACGAGTTCTGGAGAAacactgatgttgatgcttcttGTCTCGCTTCAGAATGCAGATCCTTTCCTTCCACCTCTCTGTGGATGAATGAGTCCTTTCTGGGCCCAATGACCTCTTTGGCATCTTCATTCGCTCCTACTCCCAGAATGCACCACCTGCCTGCTCTCCCTTACTCTACCCAACCTCCTCCATACAGTTCCTATctgtcttctcctcctcctccccccgcTCCGCTCAGCCACAGTGGTCCATTCCAGGCCGGCAGCTTCCACTACGGGCCCAACCAACCATTCCAAACCACAGGGGAGGACCGCAATGTTGTCACAGCACTGACCAATTACATTGAAGGGGCATGTCTTTCCATGAGAGGGGAGGAGCCTGTTTGGAGACCTTATTGATGATtggatttattattttagcATAATGTAAGCATTTAacccattttaatgtttttctatcttttttctttctttttttctcagaataaaTCCTTAAACCTACATTCTTGATATTTTGTAAACtgttatttattaaaacaacatttgtatatattgtgttgaacaatgaataataaaaaaaagaattcgaTAGTTGCTTCTCACGCTCATTTTTATTAGATAAAAAATGATACAAAAATAGCTTTCACTATCAAAACAGTTAAAGTAGTATCTCATTACAAAcctcaagaaaacaaacagcattgggggctgtttgtttgtttcactgaTCATAAGAAATTAGATGTCATAAATACTTGTTCATTAATACAGAGGGAAATCAAAGTTTAGACAGAGTTATCAatcaaaaattgaaaaaaacaaaaacgtgctCATGTGTTCTTCAAAAGCCAGAAAATATAATTCCATTCTTTAAAAGTATAAAGCAATcaataacaaattaaaaacattttttaaaaactggttgTGAATTAGCAACCAACTTCAGTGCATTAAATTCAGGAAGTAAAATAAGAGGTAGAATAATGTTTAGAAGTGATTTAACAGttcacacaaataaaatgtgttgaaTCATTTATAAGAATAATAACAACAGCTATTTAAACTAAACCTGTTCCTCATGTTTGGAGCGGAAGGCCACTCAGTTGATAACTGGCTGTTGCGACCTCAGTTCTGCATGGTGACAGATGCCTGAAACAGGTAAAAGAGACGTTCATTGACCTGTAGGTAGTGTTTAAACTTATACCAATCATGTGTGCATCacattgctacagaagaatttTGTAGTTGTACATTTAAATGACTTATTTAAGTGAAtagttttaattaataaaaaatattcaatCAAAAATTATTGAAAACCTGGAAGTGGAACTCTTTCTGGTTGTGCCTTTCTGTTAAACTCCCTTACTCTGcagtttaatgcatttatttattcagaagaaataaatgtatttttgccACTCTGGTCTAAATTTGAGTAACTTTTATGTTGAGATTAAACGTCTCTGTGAATAATAATTTAAAGGTTAATAATATTGTTTCAGGAGAGACTGTCGACCTGTAAAGCATTGAGTTCAGCCACCCTCCTGCTCCACTCTTCTTCGGTCATTTCTTCATCTTCTCCTCCTTCATCAGTATCTTCATCAACCTGATGCTCTCCTGAAACACATGTTGCAAAGATAAACACAGCAGCGGGCAGAAACAGAACAAATGCAGCAGTCATACAATACGACTACTGTTTTTAAGTGAACTCGCACCATTGCAGGTCAGAGTGGTGCACACCCAGTTTccacaggcgcacacacacttgTTGCACTCCATCTGAGTTTCAGCTCCATCCTCAAAGACCTCGTCTTCCAGAGCACACTctacacacataaaacacaatgtAATAAACACAAGAACAGCTAACTTTCTTGtccttaaaaatataaaaagtttcagttttcagtttttaataaaaattctTGTAAAAGGAACAGATGctgtaaaatgtgtgaaaatacattgaaatAGTCCAAAATATGTGCTCTTCTTCACATTATCCAAAACTTTGCTTGGCTGATTCTAGCCCGTGAGTCTTGTGTTCGACACTCCTGATGTAGATCATACATTGAGTTAAACATACTTTGCCACtaagtatgtgtttgtgtaattatatgttcctt
It encodes:
- the runx2a gene encoding runt-related transcription factor 2; translated protein: MHCRLSPSASTRQLDEQELRCLHQCSTAPPRGLVPTDSPNFLCSSLPQHWRCNKTLPRAFTVVALGNDVPDGVVVTVMAGNDENVSAELRNATATMKQGCAHFNDLRFIGRSGRGKSFTLTINVLTSPPQIATLHRAIKITVDGPRLPRRQRQKEMKAGVFRPTSSISSSTASSECRSFPSTSLWMNESFLGPMTSLASSFAPTPRMHHLPALPYSTQPPPYSSYLSSPPPPPAPLSHSGPFQAGSFHYGPNQPFQTTGEDRNVVTALTNYIEGACLSMRGEEPVWRPY